A stretch of the Ensifer sp. PDNC004 genome encodes the following:
- a CDS encoding amino acid ABC transporter ATP-binding protein, with protein sequence MIELSHIEKRFGDNLVLKDISVTLAEGTVTALVGPSGGGKSTLLRCINLLEIPTSGSIRLGDEKLEFAPGRKIGWTAIQRLRRQTGMVFQNFQLFPHQTVLGNVMEGLVTVLKWPADRAKTRAMELLEKVGMTHKADAWPATLSGGQQQRVAIARALAPSPRVLLCDEPTSALDPELAEEVVEVLSRLAREGTTMVMATHDLRLASRVADKVIFLDGGLVVESGAPKTIFSAPERERTKKFIASLSAPHDYEI encoded by the coding sequence ATGATCGAGCTCTCCCACATCGAAAAGCGCTTCGGCGACAATCTCGTGCTGAAGGATATTTCCGTGACGCTCGCCGAGGGCACTGTGACCGCGCTGGTCGGCCCGTCCGGCGGCGGCAAGAGCACGCTGCTGCGCTGCATCAACCTTCTGGAGATCCCGACCTCCGGATCGATCAGGCTTGGCGACGAGAAGCTTGAATTCGCCCCTGGCCGCAAGATCGGCTGGACGGCGATCCAGCGTCTGCGCCGGCAGACCGGCATGGTGTTCCAGAACTTCCAGCTCTTCCCGCACCAGACCGTACTCGGCAATGTCATGGAAGGCCTCGTCACCGTGCTGAAATGGCCGGCGGACAGGGCAAAGACCAGGGCAATGGAACTGCTCGAAAAGGTCGGCATGACGCACAAGGCCGACGCCTGGCCGGCAACACTTTCCGGCGGCCAGCAGCAGCGCGTGGCGATCGCCCGTGCCCTTGCCCCTTCGCCGCGCGTGCTTCTCTGCGACGAGCCGACCTCGGCGCTCGACCCTGAACTGGCGGAAGAAGTGGTCGAAGTCCTGAGCCGGCTTGCCCGCGAAGGAACCACAATGGTCATGGCGACCCATGACCTCCGGCTCGCCTCGCGCGTCGCCGACAAGGTGATCTTCCTCGACGGCGGCCTCGTCGTCGAGAGCGGCGCGCCGAAGACGATCTTCTCGGCGCCCGAGCGCGAGCGCACCAAGAAGTTCATCGCCTCGCTCAGCGCCCCGCACGACTACGAGATCTGA
- a CDS encoding amino acid ABC transporter permease, protein MTTWLPLMLESLPSLLWAGLTFTIPLTLLSFIFGLILGLVTAVARLFGPAPVAWIARFYVWVIRGTPLLVQLFVIFYGLPSAGILLDAFTAALIGFSLNVGAYTSEIIRAVISSVPRGQWEAAYSIGMSWSQAMRRTILPQAARVAVPPLSNTFISLVKDTSLAAAITVPEMFQTAQRIVATTYEPLILYIEAALIYLAMSSVLSALQVRLERRFARYGGFLEART, encoded by the coding sequence TTGACCACCTGGCTCCCACTGATGCTGGAATCCTTGCCGTCCCTGCTCTGGGCCGGCCTGACCTTTACCATCCCGCTGACGCTGCTTTCCTTCATCTTCGGCCTGATCCTGGGGCTCGTTACCGCCGTCGCCCGGCTCTTCGGGCCGGCGCCGGTCGCCTGGATCGCGCGCTTTTACGTCTGGGTGATCCGCGGCACGCCGCTGCTGGTGCAGCTGTTCGTGATTTTCTACGGCCTGCCGAGCGCCGGCATCCTGCTCGACGCCTTTACCGCAGCCCTCATCGGCTTCTCGCTGAATGTCGGGGCCTACACCTCCGAGATCATTCGGGCGGTAATTTCCTCGGTGCCGCGTGGCCAGTGGGAAGCGGCCTATTCGATCGGCATGAGCTGGAGCCAGGCGATGCGCCGCACCATCCTGCCGCAGGCAGCCCGCGTCGCGGTGCCGCCATTGTCGAACACCTTCATCTCGCTGGTGAAGGACACGTCGCTTGCCGCCGCCATTACCGTGCCCGAGATGTTCCAGACAGCGCAGCGCATCGTCGCCACCACCTACGAGCCGCTGATCCTCTACATCGAGGCGGCGCTGATCTATCTTGCCATGAGCTCCGTGCTTTCCGCCCTGCAGGTCAGGCTGGAGCGTCGCTTCGCCCGCTATGGCGGCTTCCTGGAGGCACGCACATGA
- a CDS encoding amino acid ABC transporter substrate-binding protein has product MKLLPTLFAAALMQVAALASAEAGENLNAVKSAGVLKIGTEGTYAPFTYHDTSGALVGFDVEIGQAVAEKLGVKAEFLEGKWDGLIAGLDANRYDTVINQVGITEERKKKYDFSEPYIASKAVLIVKSDNEEIKGFADLKGKKSAQSLTSNFGKLATASGAELVGTDGFDQSIQLVLTGRADATINDSLSFLDFKKKKPDAPVKIAAEQADADFSGIIIRKGEPELLEAINKALVDIKADGTYDKISQKYFGADVSK; this is encoded by the coding sequence ATGAAACTCCTCCCCACGCTGTTTGCCGCCGCTCTGATGCAGGTCGCCGCGCTCGCTTCCGCTGAAGCCGGCGAGAACCTCAATGCGGTCAAATCCGCCGGTGTCCTGAAGATCGGCACCGAGGGTACCTATGCGCCCTTCACCTATCATGACACCTCCGGCGCCCTCGTCGGCTTCGACGTCGAGATCGGCCAGGCGGTCGCCGAGAAGCTCGGCGTCAAGGCGGAATTCCTCGAAGGCAAGTGGGATGGCCTGATCGCCGGCCTCGACGCCAACCGCTACGACACGGTCATCAATCAGGTCGGCATCACCGAAGAGCGCAAGAAGAAGTACGACTTCTCCGAGCCCTACATCGCCTCGAAGGCGGTGCTGATCGTCAAGTCAGACAACGAAGAGATCAAGGGCTTTGCCGATCTCAAGGGCAAGAAGTCCGCCCAATCGCTGACCAGCAACTTCGGCAAGCTCGCAACCGCATCCGGCGCCGAGCTCGTCGGCACCGACGGCTTCGACCAGTCGATCCAGCTGGTGCTGACCGGCCGCGCCGACGCGACGATCAACGATAGCCTCTCCTTCCTCGACTTCAAGAAGAAGAAGCCCGACGCCCCGGTCAAGATTGCCGCCGAGCAGGCCGATGCCGACTTTTCCGGCATCATCATCCGCAAGGGCGAGCCGGAACTGCTGGAAGCGATCAACAAGGCGCTCGTCGACATCAAGGCGGACGGCACCTACGACAAGATCTCGCAGAAGTACTTCGGCGCCGACGTCTCGAAGTAA
- a CDS encoding DeoR/GlpR family DNA-binding transcription regulator has product MSGELLLRERKTLIQERLKANGRVLAADLAAELSVSEDTIRRDLREMAAAGLCERVYGGALPVAPAAHSTLRERVAMAPERKAALARAAVGLIKPDMTVFLDAGSTNLAIAHLIEPDLPVTVVTNTPLIAVALMEKPGVDLILLGGPLNRAVGAAISARAQRDAELLRPDLCFLGTCGADAVAGLTAIYFEDAEFKRLIALRSRRLVVAVTSDKLGTAAAHGVADINDKVTLLLEADASAEHRSAFEAAGAEVLMAGETE; this is encoded by the coding sequence ATGTCCGGTGAACTCCTTCTTCGTGAGCGAAAGACGCTGATCCAGGAACGGCTGAAGGCCAACGGCCGGGTGCTTGCAGCCGACCTTGCGGCTGAGCTCAGCGTTTCCGAGGATACGATCCGCCGCGACCTCAGGGAGATGGCGGCGGCGGGACTGTGCGAGCGCGTCTATGGCGGTGCGCTTCCGGTTGCGCCGGCAGCGCACAGCACCTTGCGGGAACGGGTGGCGATGGCGCCGGAACGCAAGGCGGCGCTGGCGCGCGCGGCCGTCGGCCTGATCAAGCCTGATATGACCGTGTTTCTCGATGCCGGCTCCACCAATCTCGCCATCGCGCACCTGATCGAGCCGGACCTGCCGGTCACTGTCGTCACCAATACGCCGCTGATTGCCGTCGCGCTCATGGAGAAACCGGGCGTCGATCTCATCCTGCTCGGCGGTCCGCTCAATCGCGCCGTCGGCGCGGCGATCAGCGCCAGGGCGCAACGCGATGCGGAACTGCTCCGGCCCGATCTCTGCTTTCTCGGTACCTGTGGCGCCGACGCCGTCGCGGGCCTGACGGCGATCTATTTCGAGGATGCGGAATTCAAGCGGCTCATTGCGTTGCGCAGCCGGCGCCTGGTTGTCGCTGTCACCAGCGACAAGCTCGGTACGGCCGCCGCGCACGGGGTTGCCGATATCAATGACAAGGTGACGCTGCTGCTCGAGGCGGATGCATCGGCTGAGCATCGGTCGGCCTTCGAGGCCGCAGGGGCAGAGGTCCTGATGGCGGGAGAGACGGAATGA
- a CDS encoding VOC family protein, with amino-acid sequence MTTITHVALWTRDLEAIARFWSSFFGAEVGEIYESRRRPGFRSRFLTLGDGPAFEIMEGPWVEPADPAEERIGLAHVALSLGSEQAVEAMAARAEADGILVAKPRWTGDGFYEAVVRDPDGNLIEITI; translated from the coding sequence ATGACGACGATCACGCATGTGGCGCTCTGGACGCGGGACCTCGAGGCGATCGCCCGGTTCTGGTCGTCCTTCTTCGGCGCCGAAGTCGGCGAGATCTATGAAAGCCGGCGGCGTCCCGGCTTTCGTTCGCGGTTCCTGACGCTTGGCGACGGGCCGGCATTCGAGATTATGGAAGGCCCCTGGGTTGAGCCGGCCGATCCCGCCGAAGAACGCATCGGCCTTGCCCATGTGGCGCTGTCGCTCGGCAGCGAGCAGGCGGTCGAGGCCATGGCCGCGCGCGCCGAGGCCGACGGCATTCTGGTCGCAAAACCGCGCTGGACCGGCGACGGCTTCTACGAGGCCGTTGTTCGCGACCCCGATGGAAATCTGATCGAAATCACAATCTGA
- a CDS encoding MFS transporter produces MDQRSPTATGRQGYMTRNRLAVSLLFLLNGFVIGSWAPKIPEFKDRLGISESVLGLLILMFGIGSLVLMPIAGGFIARVGSQKVVKVTAIILSPLLLLLTLVPDVWTAAVAMFLLGGFAGAMDVAMNANAVEVEKSMRRAIMSSCHAYWSLGGLIGAGIGGFLMARFGVLPHVLVVTAICLALIVAAWPMILADKPHPGAAKEKLRLPMTPLPWLIGIMALFSMVPEGTVLDWGALYLRNELGASVELSGFGFAAFSATMATMRFAGDFVRDRFGAKRTLRICTVTALVGMIIAGTAPNAYIAILGFAIAGIGISNMVPIAFSAAGNMPGLQPGIGLSVATFMGYSGMLFAPSLIGFVAEHTGFAIIFASVPLLFIVVLLLSHHADHADGAKGH; encoded by the coding sequence ATGGACCAACGTTCTCCCACCGCGACCGGCCGCCAGGGCTACATGACCCGCAACCGGCTGGCGGTATCGCTGCTCTTTCTGTTGAATGGCTTCGTCATCGGCAGCTGGGCGCCGAAGATCCCCGAATTCAAGGACCGGCTCGGCATCAGCGAAAGCGTGCTCGGCCTGCTGATCCTGATGTTCGGCATCGGCTCGCTGGTGCTCATGCCGATTGCCGGCGGCTTTATCGCCCGCGTCGGTTCGCAGAAGGTGGTCAAGGTCACCGCCATCATCCTGTCGCCCTTGCTTCTGCTTCTGACGCTTGTCCCCGATGTCTGGACGGCGGCCGTCGCCATGTTCCTGCTTGGCGGTTTTGCCGGCGCAATGGACGTCGCGATGAACGCCAATGCGGTCGAGGTCGAAAAATCCATGCGCCGGGCGATCATGTCGTCCTGCCATGCCTATTGGAGTCTCGGCGGTCTGATCGGTGCCGGCATCGGCGGCTTCCTCATGGCTCGCTTCGGTGTGCTGCCGCATGTGCTCGTCGTCACTGCGATCTGCCTGGCATTAATCGTTGCCGCCTGGCCGATGATCCTGGCCGACAAGCCGCATCCGGGTGCCGCCAAGGAAAAGCTGCGCCTGCCGATGACGCCGCTTCCCTGGCTGATCGGCATCATGGCGCTGTTCTCGATGGTGCCGGAGGGCACGGTGCTCGACTGGGGCGCGCTTTATCTGCGCAACGAGCTTGGCGCCTCCGTCGAGCTTTCCGGCTTCGGCTTTGCCGCCTTCTCCGCAACCATGGCGACCATGCGTTTTGCCGGCGATTTCGTGCGGGACCGCTTCGGCGCCAAACGGACGCTGCGCATCTGCACCGTCACGGCACTCGTCGGCATGATCATAGCGGGCACGGCGCCCAATGCCTACATCGCCATCCTTGGCTTTGCGATCGCCGGCATCGGCATCTCCAACATGGTGCCGATCGCGTTCTCGGCCGCCGGCAACATGCCGGGCCTGCAGCCGGGCATCGGCCTGTCGGTCGCGACCTTCATGGGCTATTCCGGGATGCTGTTCGCACCGTCGCTGATCGGCTTCGTCGCCGAGCATACGGGCTTTGCCATCATCTTCGCGTCGGTGCCGCTGCTCTTCATCGTCGTGCTTCTCTTGTCGCACCATGCCGATCATGCGGATGGCGCCAAGGGGCACTGA
- the ispG gene encoding flavodoxin-dependent (E)-4-hydroxy-3-methylbut-2-enyl-diphosphate synthase, whose amino-acid sequence MSSAFDFDPQPRRASVAVDVGGVIVGGGAPVVVQSMTNTDTADIDGTVAQVAALHKAGSELVRITVDRDESAAAVPKIRERLERLGLDVPLVGDFHYIGHKLLADHPACAEALAKYRINPGNVGFKDKKDKQFAEIVEMAIRYDKPVRIGVNWGSLDQELLTRLMDENKANGFPLTAQEVTRETIVQSALLSAELAEEIGLPRNRIILSAKVSGVQDLIAVYAMLSARSDHALHLGLTEAGMGTKGIVASSASLGILMQQGIGDTIRISLTPEPGGDRTREVQVAQELLQVMGFRQFIPVVAACPGCGRTTSTVFQELAQKIQDDIRRNMPVWREKYPGVEGLKVAVMGCIVNGPGESKHADIGISLPGTGEMPAAPVFIDGEKAMTLRGPNIAGDFETLVSDYIEKRYGRGQAAAE is encoded by the coding sequence ATGTCTTCCGCCTTCGATTTCGATCCGCAGCCCCGCCGCGCCTCCGTCGCCGTCGATGTCGGCGGCGTCATCGTCGGGGGTGGCGCACCGGTCGTGGTCCAGTCGATGACCAACACCGATACGGCCGATATCGATGGCACCGTGGCGCAGGTGGCCGCGCTGCACAAAGCCGGTTCGGAACTGGTGCGCATTACCGTCGACCGCGACGAGAGTGCGGCGGCGGTGCCGAAGATCCGCGAGCGGCTCGAGCGGCTCGGCCTTGATGTCCCACTCGTTGGCGACTTCCACTATATCGGCCACAAGCTGCTTGCCGATCATCCGGCCTGCGCGGAAGCGCTGGCGAAATACCGCATCAATCCGGGCAATGTCGGCTTCAAGGACAAGAAGGACAAGCAGTTCGCCGAGATCGTCGAGATGGCGATCCGCTACGACAAGCCGGTGCGCATCGGCGTCAACTGGGGCTCGCTTGACCAGGAGCTGCTGACGCGGCTGATGGACGAGAACAAGGCGAACGGCTTTCCGCTCACGGCCCAGGAAGTGACGCGCGAAACGATCGTGCAGTCGGCGCTGCTGTCGGCGGAACTTGCCGAAGAGATCGGCCTGCCGCGCAACCGCATCATCCTGTCGGCCAAGGTTTCCGGCGTTCAGGACCTGATCGCCGTCTACGCCATGCTGTCGGCCCGTTCCGACCATGCGCTGCATCTCGGCCTCACCGAGGCCGGCATGGGCACCAAGGGCATCGTCGCCTCGTCGGCTTCGCTCGGTATTCTGATGCAGCAGGGCATCGGCGACACGATCCGCATTTCGCTGACGCCGGAGCCCGGCGGCGACCGCACCCGCGAGGTGCAGGTAGCCCAGGAACTGCTGCAGGTCATGGGCTTTCGCCAGTTCATTCCCGTCGTTGCCGCCTGTCCCGGCTGTGGCCGCACCACGTCGACCGTCTTCCAGGAACTCGCCCAGAAGATCCAGGACGACATTCGCCGCAACATGCCGGTCTGGCGCGAGAAGTATCCCGGCGTCGAGGGCCTGAAGGTCGCGGTCATGGGCTGCATCGTCAACGGTCCCGGCGAAAGCAAACATGCCGATATCGGCATCTCGCTACCGGGCACCGGCGAAATGCCGGCCGCTCCGGTCTTCATCGACGGCGAGAAGGCGATGACGCTACGCGGCCCCAACATCGCCGGTGACTTCGAGACGCTGGTTTCCGACTATATCGAGAAGCGCTACGGCCGCGGCCAGGCGGCTGCCGAGTAA
- a CDS encoding LysE family translocator: MFDLTPYLPQLLIAWTAYLIATASPGPAILAIITTSVSQGRKAGLALAFGVLTGSYTWAMLTASGLSALIRAYGHAIIVLKIAGACYLFWLAYNALRAAVRSDKSAIVPMAKAQTSLKRLYLKGLGIHLTNPKAIFSWIMLVSLGMPEGAPVGVTATFIGGCMVLGLMTFCGFAIVFSLSPVHRAYLKSKRLIESLMAGFFAFAGFKLLTSRL, from the coding sequence ATGTTCGACCTGACGCCCTATCTGCCGCAGTTGCTCATCGCCTGGACCGCCTATCTGATCGCGACCGCTTCACCGGGGCCCGCGATCCTCGCGATCATCACCACCTCGGTCAGCCAGGGACGCAAGGCCGGACTGGCGCTTGCCTTTGGCGTTCTGACGGGAAGTTACACCTGGGCGATGCTGACGGCCTCCGGTCTCTCGGCGCTGATCCGCGCCTATGGCCACGCGATCATCGTCTTGAAGATCGCCGGTGCCTGCTATCTCTTCTGGCTCGCCTACAACGCACTGCGCGCTGCCGTGCGCAGCGACAAAAGCGCGATCGTGCCGATGGCGAAGGCGCAGACGTCGCTGAAGCGGCTCTATCTCAAGGGGCTTGGCATTCACCTCACCAACCCCAAGGCGATCTTTTCCTGGATCATGCTCGTTTCGCTGGGGATGCCCGAGGGTGCGCCCGTCGGCGTCACCGCCACATTCATCGGCGGCTGCATGGTGCTCGGCCTGATGACCTTCTGCGGCTTTGCGATCGTCTTCTCGCTGTCGCCGGTCCACCGTGCTTATCTGAAGTCCAAGCGGCTGATCGAGAGCCTGATGGCCGGCTTCTTCGCCTTTGCCGGCTTCAAGCTGCTGACGTCACGGCTCTGA
- the hisC gene encoding histidinol-phosphate transaminase: protein MSKYWSPIVSKLKPYVPGEQPRIENLVKLNTNECPYGPSEKVLDAIAAAASSDLRLYPDPLALTLRQAIATRYGVTAEEVFVGNGSDEVLAHIFAGLLKHDAPLLYPDISYSFYSTYARLFEIDTVEVPINDRFEIDLVDYDRPCGAIILPNPNAPTGIALPLADIEQLVASHPDQPVVIDEAYVDFGGQSAAELVSKYENLLVVQTFSKSRALAGLRVGFAIGQRPLIEALERVKDSFNSYPLGRPAQAGAIAAIEDEAWFEETRAKIIASRERLAADLTARGFEVLPSSANFVFARHPGHSGETLMKALRERAVLVRHFAKPRIGDFLRITIGTDQECARLTEALDEIV, encoded by the coding sequence ATGAGCAAATACTGGTCGCCGATCGTCTCCAAGCTGAAACCCTACGTGCCCGGCGAACAGCCGCGTATCGAAAACCTGGTGAAGCTCAACACCAACGAATGCCCCTACGGCCCGTCTGAGAAGGTGCTCGACGCGATCGCCGCGGCAGCGAGCAGCGATCTTCGCCTCTACCCCGACCCGCTGGCGTTGACGCTGCGCCAGGCGATTGCCACACGCTATGGCGTGACCGCCGAAGAAGTCTTCGTCGGCAACGGATCCGACGAGGTGCTGGCGCATATCTTCGCCGGCTTGCTGAAGCACGACGCGCCGCTGCTTTACCCGGATATTTCCTACAGCTTCTATTCGACCTACGCCCGGCTCTTCGAGATCGACACGGTCGAGGTACCGATCAACGATCGCTTCGAGATCGATCTCGTCGATTACGACCGGCCCTGCGGCGCCATCATCCTGCCGAACCCCAACGCTCCGACCGGCATCGCCTTGCCGCTCGCCGACATCGAGCAGCTGGTTGCAAGCCATCCGGACCAGCCCGTCGTCATCGACGAGGCCTATGTCGACTTCGGCGGCCAGTCGGCGGCAGAACTGGTTTCGAAATACGAGAACCTGCTGGTCGTCCAGACCTTCTCCAAGTCGCGCGCGCTTGCCGGCTTGCGCGTCGGCTTCGCCATCGGCCAACGCCCGTTGATCGAGGCGCTGGAGCGGGTGAAGGACAGCTTCAACTCCTATCCGCTCGGCCGCCCGGCCCAGGCCGGCGCAATCGCCGCGATCGAGGACGAAGCATGGTTCGAGGAGACCCGCGCCAAGATCATCGCGTCGCGCGAGCGCCTTGCGGCCGATCTCACCGCGCGCGGCTTCGAGGTGTTGCCGTCATCGGCAAACTTCGTTTTCGCCCGCCATCCCGGCCATAGCGGCGAAACCCTGATGAAGGCGCTCCGTGAACGCGCCGTGCTGGTGCGCCATTTCGCCAAGCCGCGCATCGGCGATTTCCTGCGCATCACCATCGGCACCGATCAGGAATGCGCCCGTCTGACCGAGGCGCTCGACGAGATCGTCTGA
- a CDS encoding polyprenyl synthetase family protein produces MSQEPSPFTRRLATNARAVEALLERLLGQTTEADEIARPANLLAAMRHGVLNGGKRLRPFLVTECADLLGGNADAALRVGAALECVHCYSLVHDDLPAMDDDDMRRGQPTVHKAFDEATAILAGDSLLTFAFDIIAAPETAVSDAQKVELVLALGRAAGHGGMAGGQALDLAAEKSPPDEAGIVTLQAMKTGALIRFACEAGAIVADASRDDRARLRAFGEKIGLAFQLADDLLDLTADAETMGKATGKDAARGKGTLLALHGQAWAEERLEQLVAEAEALLAPYGERSAILVEAARFIANRRS; encoded by the coding sequence ATGAGCCAGGAACCATCGCCTTTTACCCGTCGCCTCGCCACCAATGCCCGCGCCGTCGAGGCGCTGCTGGAACGTCTGCTCGGCCAGACGACGGAAGCCGACGAAATCGCCCGGCCGGCAAACCTGTTGGCTGCCATGCGCCACGGCGTGCTGAACGGCGGCAAGCGCCTGCGCCCCTTCCTGGTGACCGAATGCGCCGATCTTCTCGGCGGCAATGCCGACGCGGCTCTGCGGGTCGGCGCGGCACTCGAATGCGTGCATTGCTACTCGCTCGTCCATGACGACCTGCCGGCGATGGACGACGACGATATGCGCCGCGGCCAGCCGACCGTGCACAAGGCCTTCGACGAGGCAACGGCGATCCTTGCCGGCGACAGTCTGCTGACTTTCGCCTTCGATATCATCGCAGCCCCCGAGACAGCGGTTTCGGATGCGCAGAAGGTGGAGCTGGTGCTGGCGCTTGGACGCGCCGCCGGCCACGGCGGCATGGCCGGCGGACAGGCGCTTGACCTGGCCGCGGAAAAGTCGCCGCCGGACGAAGCCGGGATCGTCACGCTGCAGGCGATGAAGACGGGCGCCCTCATCCGTTTCGCCTGTGAGGCAGGCGCCATCGTCGCCGACGCCTCCAGGGACGATCGCGCGCGGCTTCGCGCCTTTGGCGAAAAGATCGGCCTTGCCTTCCAGCTTGCCGACGACCTGCTGGACCTCACCGCCGATGCGGAGACCATGGGCAAGGCAACCGGCAAGGACGCCGCCCGCGGCAAGGGCACGCTGCTGGCGCTACACGGCCAGGCCTGGGCGGAAGAGCGGCTGGAGCAACTGGTCGCAGAAGCCGAAGCGCTGCTTGCGCCCTATGGCGAGCGCTCGGCCATTCTCGTCGAAGCCGCCCGTTTCATCGCCAACCGCAGGAGCTAG
- the mtgA gene encoding monofunctional biosynthetic peptidoglycan transglycosylase, which yields MDSEVNSQAANVVPEAREEGEVPSSRWSSLRRTLRTRRRQIVLAVLGLLVLPYALIVLYLVEFIHPVSTLMLRDLVLLRGYDRQWVEFDDIAPVLVQSVMMSEDGQFCAHDGVDWGQMRGVVEDALEGESTRGASTIPMQTVKNLYLWNGRSFLRKGMELPLAVAADFVWSKRRMMEIYLNIAEWGDGIYGIEAAARHHFGVSASKLSRRQAALLAVSLPNPKERNAGKPGRGLKRLANLIERRASRSGGYITCLYN from the coding sequence ATGGACAGCGAGGTGAACAGTCAGGCCGCGAACGTCGTTCCGGAAGCGCGCGAGGAGGGCGAAGTGCCTTCCAGTCGCTGGTCTTCGCTTCGTCGGACGTTGCGCACGCGCCGCCGCCAGATCGTGCTCGCCGTGCTTGGCCTGCTCGTCCTTCCTTACGCACTGATCGTTCTCTATCTGGTGGAGTTCATCCATCCCGTCTCGACGCTGATGCTGCGTGATCTCGTGCTGCTGCGCGGCTACGATCGGCAATGGGTCGAGTTCGACGATATCGCCCCGGTTCTCGTGCAATCGGTGATGATGTCGGAGGATGGCCAATTCTGCGCCCATGACGGCGTCGACTGGGGCCAGATGCGGGGTGTGGTCGAGGATGCGCTCGAAGGGGAATCCACCCGCGGCGCCAGCACCATTCCGATGCAGACGGTGAAGAACCTCTATCTCTGGAACGGCCGCTCCTTCCTGCGCAAAGGCATGGAACTGCCGCTGGCGGTCGCCGCCGACTTCGTCTGGAGCAAGCGGCGGATGATGGAGATCTATCTCAATATCGCCGAATGGGGCGACGGGATCTACGGTATCGAGGCGGCTGCTCGCCACCATTTCGGGGTTTCGGCGTCGAAGCTTTCGCGACGGCAGGCGGCGCTGCTTGCTGTCTCGCTGCCCAATCCGAAAGAGCGCAACGCCGGCAAGCCGGGCCGCGGGTTGAAGCGCCTGGCGAACCTGATCGAGCGCCGCGC